In Helicoverpa armigera isolate CAAS_96S chromosome 20, ASM3070526v1, whole genome shotgun sequence, one DNA window encodes the following:
- the LOC126056236 gene encoding uncharacterized protein LOC126056236, giving the protein MFSNILLSDSSSFVSPDKGIKTIYKKFQNFLGRGAEDNSSKINEEMLSVGGNATASDDSFITPVSSVGDLMAMSPKRSNDVSEQRNETSDLLTGSDFDSICDVTMKEVPMSDDMFIDATSLDFLVKCAESNRNHNHIDRGKESLFVKFDPLYARQKLEDASSVHTDSAADSLECDVGYETGSTVSVYTDNNVIAPKQTQSAGAMPSLSRDKPMQVVPPVVNSGAPKSGCSHARSTPGLMRSVSAILTPSRGVATERLISISGSTPPTAAPRSPRYHNFTTQDVDHLHTLRIILQKQEQEVLQLRQQNRELKSTLQDMEHNYNRVTEDLTSKVKKLTDERDHSLQKELKLQQQINDKTMSNKQMSIVMEEYEKTISSLIEEQQREKILNQETLEKVTSDRDQALNHLSNMESSFNDLLTKYEKCKSVILETKDREKMYEQKMSEYQAAVKKYEELYGNLKQVTSDALSKANETLENLKKNYNIEVTKLNATVKKHEITIASLQESLVQKTRDNDELMRLYDQLISEVH; this is encoded by the coding sequence atgttttcaaatattttattgagtgACTCTTCGTCTTTTGTATCACCTGATAAAGGTATCAAAACCATTTACAAGAAATTCCAAAACTTTTTGGGTCGTGGAGCAGAAGACAACAGTTCGAAAATTAATGAAGAAATGTTGTCTGTTGGCGGAAATGCAACTGCATCTGATGACAGTTTCATAACACCAGTTTCATCGGTGGGCGATCTTATGGCGATGTCACCAAAGAGATCCAATGATGTTTCGGAACAGAGGAACGAGACCAGCGATCTCCTCACCGGGTCGGACTTCGATAGCATCTGTGATGTAACTATGAAAGAGGTGCCAATGTCAGACGATATGTTTATTGATGCCACAAGTTTAGATTTTCTCGTGAAGTGTGCCGAATCTAACCGCAACCATAACCACATAGATCGGGGCAAGGAAAGTTTATTTGTGAAGTTCGACCCACTGTATGCACGTCAAAAGCTTGAAGACGCGAGCTCTGTTCATACAGATTCTGCAGCGGACTCATTGGAGTGTGATGTGGGCTACGAGACAGGCAGCACAGTGTCAGTTTACACTGATAACAATGTGATAGCACCAAAACAAACGCAATCCGCAGGTGCCATGCCTTCTCTGAGCAGAGATAAACCCATGCAGGTAGTACCACCAGTTGTTAACAGTGGAGCTCCAAAATCTGGTTGTAGTCACGCTAGATCTACACCAGGGCTGATGCGCAGCGTCTCTGCTATTCTCACCCCTTCTAGAGGTGTGGCCACTGAGAGACTCATTAGTATATCAGGTAGTACTCCTCCCACTGCAGCACCAAGAAGTCCTCGCTATCACAATTTTACAACCCAAGATGTGGATCATCTTCACACGCTcagaattattttacaaaaacaagaaCAAGAAGTATTGCAGCTTAGACAACAGAATAGGGAATTAAAGAGTACATTGCAAGATATGGAACACAACTACAACAGGGTCACAGAAGATTTGACATCTAAAGTTAAGAAATTGACTGATGAAAGGGACCATTCTCTTCAAAAGGAATTAAAATTACAGCAGCAAATCAATGATAAAACTATGAGCAACAAACAAATGAGTATTGTTATGGAGGAATATGAAAAAACAATATCTTCATTAATAGAGGAACAGCAGCGGGAAAAGATATTGAACCAGGAAACCTTGGAAAAGGTTACATCGGACAGAGACCAGGCTCTTAACCATCTCAGTAATATGGAGAGTTCTTTTAATGATCTGCTTACCAAGTACGAAAAATGCAAGAGCGTAATACTGGAAACAAAAGATAGAGAGAAGATGTATGAACAGAAAATGTCTGAATACCAGGCGGCTGTCAAGAAATATGAGGAGCTGTATGGGAATCTGAAACAAGTGACATCAGATGCACTTTCTAAAGCTAATGAAACTTTAGAGAATCTCAAGAAGAACTATAATATTGAAGTTACAAAGTTGAATGCTACTGTGAAGAAGCATGAAATTACTATAGCTTCCCTTCAGGAGTCCTTGGTTCAGAAAACAAGAGATAATGATGAACTGATGAGGTTATATGATCAGCTCATTAGTGAAGTGCATTAA
- the LOC110378591 gene encoding complex I intermediate-associated protein 30, mitochondrial, giving the protein MALCKTSIFINIIRNNRHYSTLCKSLTNINSLNYSKPILITSQRWLFHESFRKGGYDTEKKVSNLEHLKNGFKELKQELKLFGQEVKELIITDPLLIARPGETDLIWCFNEPGVLDKFVTTSDSDHNEGFSKCSLEMSSAGRARFHGYLDVRVPKDGRIKKAGYCAMRSKRTRKSFKRPATFDWNLYNTLVLKIRGDGRSYLLNISCEGYYDITWNDIYHYVLYTRGGPYWQIAKIPFSKFVLGSKGRLQDKQNRMRFDKVTHFGISCGDKINGRFDLEIEYVGLEFDPTHEEEFAYEMYKTDKYIVGV; this is encoded by the exons ATGGCATTGTGTAAAACCagcattttcataaatataattagaaaCAATCGACATTACTCGACTTTATGTAAAAGTCTAActaatataaatagtttaaattattctaaGCCAATATTAATTACTTCACAACGCTGGCTGTTTCACGAAAGTTTCAGAAAAGGTGGATATGATACAGAAAAAAAGGTATCAAATTTGGAACATTTGAAAAATGGTTTTAAGGAATTGAAGCAAGAATTGAAATTGTTTGGCCAGGAAGTGAAAGAGTTGATAATAACAGACCCTCTTCTTATTGCTAGACCAG GTGAAACGGACCTCATCTGGTGTTTCAACGAGCCGGGCGTGTTGGACAAGTTCGTGACGACCAGCGACAGTGACCACAATGAAGGTTTCAGTAAGTGCAGCCTGGAAATGAGCAGTGCGGGCCGAGCTAGATTCCATGGCTACCTAGACGTCAGGGTGCCTAAGGACGGACGTATCAAAAAGGCGGGATATTGTGCCATGAGGTCCAAGAGAACCAGA AAATCATTCAAGCGCCCTGCAACATTCGACTGGAATTTGTATAATACACTAGTACTGAAAATCCGAGGCGATGGCAGATCCTATCTACTGAATATATCCTGTGAAGGGTACTATGATATCACATGGAACGATATATACCACTATGTGTTATATACTCGAGGTGGGCCTTACTGGCAAATCGCCAAG ataCCATTCTCCAAATTCGTACTCGGCTCGAAAGGCCGTCTACAAGACAAACAGAATAGAATGAGATTTGATAAAGTCACGCACTTCGGTATATCGTGCGGAGATAAGATCAACGGCCGATTTGATTTAGAAATCGAATACGTAG
- the Yata gene encoding LOW QUALITY PROTEIN: N-terminal kinase-like protein (The sequence of the model RefSeq protein was modified relative to this genomic sequence to represent the inferred CDS: inserted 3 bases in 2 codons), producing the protein MWSFFSRDPTKDFPYEVGDPVPGLEDRSVWTLHKGKKRGTQDEVSIFLFDVQKNSETXFDIAKASLKKLKTMRHPSLLHYLDSCETEKFLYVATEYVEPLATHLEQTKLVGPQKQLFLSWGIFQITRALSFLNNDGNMRHNNVCLYAXFVTLAGEWKLGGFEFLTTQSPDTGNSIPIKILPALEIYDPPEKKDPVKLKTVTKCSSDMWGLGCLIWEAYDGPLKNQPALKTTDNIPKQLCTLYCELVSANPASRPNPADIITRCRKMGGFKNDLIDTMLFLEEIQIKDKVEKGKFFSTLSSYLDNFPESVCVHKILPQLLTAFHYGDAGSFVLAPMFKLGKLLDDADYQKQIVPCVIKLFASNDRTTRSRLLQQLDQFIMHLQNSTVNDQIFPQVVHGFLDTNPIIREQTVKSIVHLSSKLNYNNLNVEVLRHFARLQAKDDQGGIRTNTTVCLGKIAQHLHPQIRQKVLVSAFVRATRDNFPPARQAGVLALAATQQYFLLAEVANRVLPALCPLTNDPEKQVRDAAFRTIKGFLGKLEKVSEDPSLKEGMEADVHTATPSLSNAAATWAGWAVTAVTAKFYRSHSDTARVSHPKSVLSKPGSLEQPSSSSMSTTTSSVTSMTSLEHSESASDYDPDHWDMAAWGEIDSSAGTGASAKSPPSSGSAQATPALAALCEDEWDNEEWGELQEQPCAEAELASPSETWNNSQWTDPVLNNANATYVRGGRLEHRPAAHQNSNDSLGGWEDTEFEPIEENVDENNASKMDEMRRKREERKLQRQREMEARRSARGQGPMKLGTKITTAPPPF; encoded by the exons ATGTGGTCGTTTTTCTCTCGGGATCCTACGAAGGATTTCCCCTACGAAGTAGGAGATCCTGTGCCTGGATTAGAAGACAGAAGCGTGTGGACTCTGCACAAGGGCAAGAAGAGAGGCACGCAAGATgaagtatcaatatttttattcgatGTTCAGAAGAATTCTGAAA CTTTTGACATAGCTAAGGCCTCCTTAAAGAAACTAAAGACTATGAGACACCCTAGCCTTTTACATTATTTAGATAGCTGTGAAACTGagaaatttttatatgtagctaCTGAGTATGTAGAGCCTCTAGCCACGCACCTAGAGCAAACAAAACTTGTAGGCCCACAGAAGCAGCTATTTCTTTCCTGGGGCATATTTCAAATCACT AGagcattatcatttttaaataatgatggaAACATGAGGCACAATAATGTGTGCCTGTACGC GTTTGTCACGCTAGCGGGAGAATGGAAACTTGGCGGCTTTGAGTTCCTCACAACCCAAAGTCCGGACACTGGCAACTctatacctattaaaatattgccAGCACTTGAAATATATGATCCTCCTGAGAAGAAGGACCCAGTCAAATTAAAAACAGTCACCAAGTG TTCATCAGACATGTGGGGTTTAGGCTGCCTAATATGGGAAGCATATGACGGGCCCCTAAAGAACCAGCCTGCGCTCAAAACTACTGACAACATACCAAAGCAGCTATGCACGTTATATTGTGAACTGGTCAGTGCCAATCCTGCATCGAGGCCAAACCCTGCTGATATCATTACAAG GTGTAGAAAAATGGGTGGCTTTAAAAATGACTTGATAGACACAATGCTGTTTCTTGAAGAGatacaaataaaagataaaGTGGAGAAGGGCAAATTCTTCTCCACGCTCAGTTCTTACTTGGACAACTTCCCGGAATCTGTGTGTGTTCATAAGATCTTACCACAGCTGTTGACAGCTTTTCATTATGGAGACGCTGGGTCATTTGTTTTGGCTCCCATGTTTAAG tTGGGTAAACTGTTAGACGATGCTGACTACCAGAAGCAAATAGTTCCATGTGTTATAAAACTCTTTGCTTCCAACGACAGGACAACGCGTTCTCGCTTGCTGCAACAGTTAGACCAATTTATTATGCATCTACAAAACTCtact GTAAACGACCAAATATTCCCCCAAGTGGTTCACGGGTTCTTAGACACAAACCCCATCATTCGGGAGCAGACAGTCAAGTCGATAGTGCACCTCTCCTCTAAGCTGAACTATAACAACCTCAATGTGGAGGTGCTGCGTCACTTCGCGAGGCTGCAGGCTAAAGATGATCAGGGGGGGATACG GACAAACACAACAGTATGTCTAGGCAAGATCGCTCAACATTTGCACCCACAAATCCGGCAGAAGGTTCTAGTGTCAGCGTTTGTTCGCGCCACAAGGGACAACTTCCCGCCGGCCAGGCAAGCGGGAGTGTTGGCTTTAGCGGCCACGCAACAGTACTTCTTGTTAGCAGAAGTCGCTAATAGGGTGCTGCCTGCTCTGTGTCCTTTGACTAATGACCCGGAGAAACAA GTACGCGATGCAGCTTTTAGGACTATCAAAGGTTTTCTCGGCAAATTGGAGAAGGTTTCTGAGGATCCCAGCTTGAAAGAAGGAATGG AGGCAGACGTACACACAGCGACTCCGTCACTCAGTAACGCAGCAGCCACGTGGGCCGGTTGGGCAGTGACGGCCGTGACTGCCAAATTCTACCGTTCTCATTCCGATACTGCAAGAGTGTCGCATCCTAAGTCTGTGCTGTCGAAACCTGGTTCTTTAG AACAACCGTCATCAAGCAGTATGTCGACGACTACATCATCAGTAACGTCGATGACGTCACTGGAGCACAGCGAGTCGGCGTCAGACTACGATCCCGATCACTGGGACATGGCGGCGTGGGGCGAGATCGACTCTAGCGCAG GTACCGGCGCGAGCGCAAAGTCCCCGCCGAGCAGCGGCAGTGCGCAAGCGACGCCGGCGCTGGCCGCGCTGTGTGAGGACGAGTGGGACAACGAGGAGTGGGGCGAGCTGCAGGAACAACCC TGCGCAGAAGCCGAGCTAGCGAGTCCATCGGAAACGTGGAACAACTCGCAATGGACGGACCCGGTGCTGAACAACGCGAACGCGACGTACGTGCGCGGCGGCCGCCTCGAGCACCGCCCCGCCGCGCATCAGAACAGCAACGACTCGCTCGGCGGCTGGGAGGATACGGAGTTCGAGCCTATTGAGGAGAATGTTGATG AAAACAACGCTTCCAAAATGGACGAGATGCGAAGAAAGAGAGAGGAAAGGAAGCTTCAGAGACAAAGAGAGATGGAAGCCCGTCGTTCAGCCCGGGGTCAGGGGCCCATGAAATTGGGAACTAAGATCACCACCGCGCCCCCACCCTTCTAG
- the LOC110378614 gene encoding LOW QUALITY PROTEIN: probable glucosamine 6-phosphate N-acetyltransferase (The sequence of the model RefSeq protein was modified relative to this genomic sequence to represent the inferred CDS: inserted 2 bases in 2 codons) yields MGMEKHNNADGKPSEYLYPPEILKRLDFXQSPATFKPKISAASPGEDWMIVRPLQRSDYDKGFXQLLGQLTSVGNVTRKQFDERFTKMKQSGGYYVTVIEDTRISKLIGAATLTIEQKFIHNCAVRGRLEDVVVNDTYRGKQLGKLIVVTVSLLAQELGCYKMSLDCKDKLIKFYETLGYKLEPGNSNAMNMRFEDPS; encoded by the exons ATGGGCATGGAAAAACATAACAATGCG GATGGCAAGCCATCTGAGTACCTCTATCCACCAGAGATACTGAAGAGGTTGGATT GACAAAGTCCAGCAACATTCAAGCCTAAAATCAGTGCGGCCAGTCCTGGTGAAGATTGGATGATAGTGAGGCCTCTGCAGCGATCTGATTATGATAAAGGCT TGCAACTGCTTGGACAGCTGACCAGTGTGGGCAATGTCACACGGAAACAGTTTGATG AGCGTTTCACAAAGATGAAGCAGTCTGGCGGGTACTACGTGACCGTGATCGAAGACACGCGCATTTCCAAGCTGATCGGAGCCGCCACGCTCACCATCGAACAGAAGTTCATTCACAACTGCGCTGTG AGAGGTCGTCTAGAAGACGTGGTGGTCAATGATACTTACAGAGGCAAGCAGTTGGGAAAATT aatCGTAGTGACAGTATCCCTACTGGCCCAAGAGTTGGGCTGCTACAAAATGTCTCTGGACTGCAAGGACAAACTCATCAAGTTTTACGAGACGCTCGGCTATAAGCTCGAGCCTGGAAACTCTAACGCTATGAATATGCg GTTCGAGGATCCATCTTGA